In Vespa velutina chromosome 14, iVesVel2.1, whole genome shotgun sequence, one DNA window encodes the following:
- the LOC124954006 gene encoding uncharacterized protein LOC124954006 — MGTLRKNRRGKSVEVISKKLKRGELIARENKSRITILKWKDKRDVLMLLTKHSAEMTTVHKKFYSCEKPKMVVEYNLGKSSVDLSDQMIAYNSPIRKTLKWYRKLATELLLNTCMINSMILFSQITRKDIQIFDFRMKVVLYLTKCCDKDAEVSISPRESLLRKP; from the coding sequence ATGGGTACACTACGGAAAAATCGACGTGGAAAGTCAGTAGAAGTAATatccaaaaaattaaaacgtggAGAACTCATTGCTCGCGAAAATAAATCcagaataacaatattaaaatggaAAGACAAGAGAGACGTATTAATGCTTTTAACGAAACATTCGGCAGAAATGACTACTGtacataagaaattttattcgtgtGAAAAACCAAAAATGGTTGTGGAATATAATCTAGGAAAATCCTCAGTCGATTTATCAGACCAAATGATAGCTTATAATTCACCAATACGCAAAACTTTAAAGTGGTATAGAAAATTAGCAACAGAACTGTTATTGAATACATGTATgataaattcaatgatattattcaGTCAGATAACAAGAAAAGATATTCAAATTTTCGACTTCAGAATGAAAGTTGTATTGTATTTAACAAAATGTTGTGATAAAGATGCTGAAGTTTCCATTTCTCCACGTGAAAGCTTGCTGAGAAAACCATGA